AGTGTATCTTTCAATATTTGACGGTGGGGTGTTAATGGTTATTGTTCTCATATGTGTACAAACTTCCCAATTATCCGCATCATTTCCCATCCTTTTTATTCTTTTTATCCCTTTCTAATCTCCCCATTAATATACTCAGGTACAATATGGATTTTTTCAAAAGATCTAAGGACTAAATCCATAGAATTTTCAAATCCTTTTCTTCTTAATAAATCCGATGTTTCACTTTTTAACAAATTTTTAAATCCTTTTATCTTTGATTGTAAAAATATTTCATAAGCCGATCTGCTAGAATCAGATAATGAATAATTCCCTTTTTCTAATAAATGATGAACAATTTGCCCTGCTCCAACAAAATCCTCTAGTGAAAAACGTCCGCCGTTGCCTGAACATATCAACACAATGGAATCTTCCTTATTTGTGCTTGTATGCAATGTTTCTGCAACAACGTGTCCGTTAATTAAAGAAGACAAGTAGAGCCGTTTTGCTGATTTAGCCACCTCAATCGCTTTTGTCCCATTTGTTGAACAAATCAAAGCAGATTGAGCTTTCAGCGTATTCTTTAATAAGGAAGGATCAGGAAATTCAAACCCAGGGATAATATCTCCGTTATGCTCTCCCAACATCAGCCCAGAAAGGTTTTCATGTTTTTTTATATGCAATGCATGCTTTGCATCACTTGCAGTAAGAATTGGCTCGTAACCATATTTCAATAAAAAGGTAATAGTTGAAGTAGCAAGAAAAACATCTATAACAACAGCATTTCGATCAATCAAGCGTTTTGGATCAACTAATTCTTTTTGTGTGATTACGTGGATACGTCTCATCTTTTTAACCTCAATATCTTCATTTTTCTTCTTTAAATAAAAAAGAAGGATGCTTTTCCATAATATTTTTGATCAATATAAATACATTCTCTATAATGATTAATGCGAATGAAATCGGTATTAAAAAAAATAGTGGGTATACAATATACATTGTGCCTGACGCAGGAAATGACATTTTACGCTCTAATCCATACATGGCATAGTCCCATGTGAATTGAAACATCAAAGCTAGAATAAAAATTTCAATAATCACCCTACTGAAAATAATTACTTTCTTCATCTGATTATTAAGTTTTTCTATAATTAAATCCATTTTAGGGAGTACACCAGATGAATAGACATAGGCGAGAGCCGGGAACACAGACAATGGCATAAAGTAATTTTGAACAATCTCAAATGCCCCATTAATTGAATTTGAGGAAACATTTCTAAACACTACATCAACTACAATAAAAATCATCATTCCCATTAAGCTGATTCCACTAATCCATAAACCTAAAACTTTTACCCACCCAAAGATTCGATAAAGTTTGTTTACTCTATTCAAACCCAGTCACCCCTTCCTATTACTGATCCATTGAATCTGGTAAAAATGTTACAATATCCGGATAAAGTATCATAATTCCACAGACGATGACTAATGCAGCAGTAGCAAATACCATACCTACCCTAAAAATTGAATCCGATTTGATTTTACTAACACCTGCTACTGCATACACACTCAATCCTACCGGCGGTGTAATTAAACCAATGGTGCAGATCACACCAACGAAAACACCAAACCATAATAAATCCACCTGTAATTCTGTAATAATAGGAAGTAATACTGGAATTGACATCAATATAACTGCTGCCCCCTCAATGAACATAAACATCACAAATAGTAAAACTGAAATAACAATTAGTACTAACGCAGGCATATCCATGATGGGAGCCAGTATTGAAATTAGGTTTCTAGGTAACATTGATAATGAAACAAAGCGTCCAAATATTTGTGCACCAATCATAATCAACATAACCATACCAGTCAGCTTAATGGTTTCTGTTAATGAATCTCTAAGAAAAGATATATTCACTTTTCCAAGAGCTAATGCAGCCAAGAAACCAACAAATGCACCTACAGCACCAGCTTCGGTTGGTGTAAAAATGCCCGTATAAATGCCCACAAAAATAATTAATACGATAATGGTAGCTGCTAAACTCCCAACCACCAATCTTGGATAAGAAATTATATCCTGATGTCCTTTTTCTAGTGTTAATTCTTCTTCTTTTTCGCCTTACTTTTTCAGGAAACATTTTCTTAAAATAACCAAAATGAACACCTACAATTGAATAATTTTTAATTAATATGTGGTTAGTTGGTACGTCCGGAATTGTTCCACCTGCAAATCCAATGAGTAAAATTCGGCCATCAAAGGCTATGCATTTTCTCGATCGATGAAAAACTTCTCCGCCTACGGGGTCAAAGATTACATCTGCCCCTTTATTGTTCGTTATATCTTTGACAATCTGTACAAAATCTTCTTTTCGATAATTTATAACGTAATCTGCACCTAATTTTTTGCTGACATTAATTTTTTCGTCACTACCTGCAGTAGCGATAACCGTTGCTCCCATCGCTTTGGCAATTTGTATCGCTGCAGATCCAACACCACCAGATCCTGCATGAACTAATACTGTCTCTCCTCCTTTCAAATTTGCACGGCTTTTTAGTGCATAATAAGAAGTGTGATAAGTTATAAACATGGCTGATGCCTCATCATATGGCAATTCATCAGGAATCGGAAAAACATCCTTTTCATTAACCAACACATATTCTGTATAACCTCCATTAGGAAGAGATGTCGCTGACATTACACGCTGTCCTTTTTCAAAAGATGTACCTTCCCCTGATTTCTCTACTACTCCAGCTATTTCAGCTCCAGGTGTAAAGGGTAGATCTGGCTTTTCTTGATAATTTCCCTGGCATTGCAATATATCAAAAAAATTTAGAGAAAACGCTTCCACTTTGATTAATAATTCCTCTTTTTTAGGCTTAGGGACAGGTGTATCTCTTATTTCTAAAGCGACATCTGGGTCCCCTAATCTAGTAACAAACCAAGATTTCATCTTATCCCTCTTTCCAAATAATAAATAATTATATATTTACAATTGTTCGCGAATTTCTAGTTTTGCAATATCTCTTAAATGTACCTGATCTGGCCCATCAACTATTCTTAATGTTCTAGCATTTGCCAAGTGTTCTGCCAACGGAAAATCTTGAGATACCCCACCACCACCATGAACTTCTATTGCTCGATTGATGACATTAATAGATACACGAGGAGCAACAACTTTGATCATTGCGATTTCTTTTCTTGCAGCTTTTGAACCTTCTTCATCAATCTTATGAGCAGCATTTAATGTTAAGAGCCTTGCTTGATCAATTTCGATTCGACATTCTGCTATCATTTGTCTTACAGTATCTTTTTCAACTAGTTTCGAACCAAATGCTTCTCGGTTTTCTGCACGTTTAATAAGCAACTCTAATGCTCGTTCAGCAGCTCCAATCGCCCGCATACAGTGATGGATTCTTCCAGGGCCTAACCTTCCCTGAGCAATTTCGAATCCTCTTCCTTCACCTAACAATAAATTCGAAACAGGAACCCGAACATTATTATAGTGAATCTCTGCATGTCCCTGTGGAGCATGATCATAACCAAATACTTTTAATGGTCGTTTCACCTCAACACCTGGTGTATCCAATGGAACTAAAATCATGGAATGTTGCTTATGTTTTTCAGCCGTTGGGTCTGTTTTTCCCATTACAATAGCAATCTTAGCACGAGGATCTAAAGCTCCTGTGGACCACCATTTCTTACCATTAATAACATATTCATCACCATCTCTGACTATGCTTGTTTGAATGTTTGTAGCATCGGATGAAGCCACTTCCGGTTCTGTCATAGAGAATATTGAACGTATTTCACCGTTTAGTAATGGATCCAGCCATTTTCTTTTCTGTTCTTCTGTTCCATATTTAATTAAGACTTCCATATTGCCCGTGTCAGGTGCGTTACAGTTAAAAATCTCAGGTGCTATTAGAGAACGGCCCATTATTTCACATAAGAATGCATATTCATAATTGGTTAATCCTTTCCCATAATAGTTATCCGGATAAAACAAGTTCCATAAACCCTTACTTTTTGCTTTTTTCTTTAATTCTTCAATGATTGGTGGAATGGTCCAACGATCTTCTGCATTCTCCAGATACTCTTCCACTACTTTTTCACTGGGATAAACATACTCATGCATAAACTCCAATAATTCTTCTCTTAATTTTTTAGCATGATCTGACAACTCTTTAAGCATCTTATTTCCTCCCTATTTCTTTTAATTTATTTTTTAATATTTTTCCCGAAGCATTTCGAGGCAATTGATCTACAACCTCAAAGAATTCAGGAATTTTATATTTTGCAAGATGCTTCTGACAATGGTCTTTTATTTTTTGAATTGATGATTCTGATAGTTTTCTACCTACAACGAAAGCTTTGACTCTTTCTCCATAAATCTCATCAGGAACCCCAATGACTGCTGCTTCAGTTATTAATTCATGGCTTTTTAGAACATCTTCAACTTCAATTGAAAATATTTTTTCCCCACCTCGATTTATCATATCCTTTTTTCGATCGCGAACATAAACAAATCCGTCTTCATCCATAAAACCTATATCCCCTGAATGCCAGTAACCATCTGTAAAATTCTTTTCATTTGCTTCTGGATTATTCCAATATTCTTTAATCACCATAGGTCCTTTGATAAATAACTCCCCTATTTCATTCACTCGGCACTCTTCTCCGTTTTCTTTCACGACTTTAATATCAGCGACAGGTACAGGTTTTCCAACTGAATTTACTTTACTCTTAGGATACTTAATAGGCATAAGCGTAGCTGGGGATGTTGTTTCAGTGGCTCCATAAGCATTGTGAAGTTCGGCATTTGGAAAACTTTCTTTAAGCATTTGAAACGTTTGCTGATAAATAGGTGACCCACCAAAGACTACCTTTTTTACAAAATCAAAGTGGCTGTTCTTAAATTCTTCTACTGTAGACATCATGATAAATATAGTTGGCACGTTGAATAAAAAGTTGATTTTATACTTTAATATATACTCGATATATTTTTTGTTTTGATATCTCTCCATACTGTAAACCGTTCCACCAACATAAATTAGGTGCAGTAATTGCGCAACTAGACCTGTGACATGAAACATAGGAACGGCAATTAATGTTTTCAGGTCTTCATGTGTTTGAAATATTTTCTGGTAATTGATCAAACTATGGATTTTTTTTAATATCCATATTACTCTCCTTTCATTCCAAAATTTTTATTATATAATCATAGTAAATTCTAACAATTTCTTCTTTTGATAACCTGCCGTCAACTCTATACCATTGTTGAATCCAGTTCATTGCACCTAGGATTATCATTCTTGCAATAGCTGGATCCTCAGCGTGAAAATCTCCACTTTTTAATCCCCTCTGAATAATCTCATCAAATAATCCTTCATAATAATTCCTTAATTTAAGAACCAATTCCAATTGCTCTTTATTAAAATAACGCTTTGGTTCCATAATTAAGTTAAATGTCTCTTTCTCTTCAATGGCATAATGTATATGCTTTTCAATCATTTTTCTTAGTACCTCTTTTACCGGACCGCCTTTCGCTAATATTTCTTCAAGTTCTTCCGTTGCCTGAGATAAAACAAAGTTATGGCACTGGTACATTAAATCGCTTTTATTTTTGAAATAGTAGTATAGTGATCCTTTGGTCATTAGTAACTCAGCTGCAATTTCTTCCATTGTCGCTCCGCTAAACCCTCTTTTTTTCACAATGTCTATAGCAGCTGACAGAATTTGTTCCTTCTTCAGTAGGGTTTTTTTATTTGATAGTTTCAACTTTTATCATCCTTTTTCATTAGAATAAAACAAAAATAGATAGCGCTTACATAAATTCAGTTAATTAAAACCTGATGATATTTAAACCTTTTATTCAACAAAACTTATTGCATCGTATATCTTACTAAACTGTTATTACTTAATTTTTTTAAACAACGTTTATTTATCTGAAAATTCTAATTTGTAAAATATTTTAACAACGTTCAAATTTGGATTCAAGTATTTTTTGAATATTTTTTAAATTTTGAATTACTATAATATATTCAAAAATTATTCAATATAATTGCCATAATCGAGAAAAATACTTCTTCCTCAACCTATTACACTAGCGAACGTACGATTCCATATTCGGCGGATCTCACAAAATCTTTACTCAATCCCTTAAACCCCTTTTGTTGCCTGACGTCAAATAAATAGGGTAAGATAAATCTAACGTCGGAATGAACGAACGGCAAATCAAAGGAGGGGCCAACGGATGGAAATCGGCATTTACACATTTGGAGAACGGACAGTTGATCCCGAAACCGGTCAATTGATCAGCCCGGGGGAACGGCTGCAAAACTTGATGGAGGAAATTGAGCTGGCCGATCAAGTCGGATTGGATGTGTTTGGCATTGGTGAACATCATCGCCCCGACTACACCGTATCGGCTCCGGCGGTGGTGCTTGCCGCCGCCGGAACCCGCACCAAACGCATTCGGTTGACCAGTGCGGTAAACGTCTTAAGCTCTGACGATCCAGTAAGGGTGTTCCAGCAATTTGCCACCTTGGATTTGCTTACCCAGGGTCGCGCTGAAATCATGGTCGGCCGCGGTTCCTTTATCGAATCCTTTCCCCTTTTTGGCTACGACCTGAAAGATTACGACGAGCTTTTTGAAGAAAAGCTTGATCTTTTGCTCAAGCTGCGGGAATCTGAACGTATCACATGGGAGGGAAAGCATCGTCCGTCGCTGGACAATCTAGGGGTCTATCCGCGGCCCCTGCAAAATCCGCTTCCGGTTTGGATAGCCGTTGGAGGAACCCCGGAGTCGGCTGTCCGTGCGGGCATACTCGGTCTTCCGATGGCGCTTGGCATCATCGGTGGCATGCCCGCACGGTTCGCACCCTTTGCCCAAATACACCGTGAAGCAGCGCGAAAGGCGGGACACAAAACGCCGCGCCTCAGCATCAATTCCCATGGTTTTCTTGCCAATTCGTCGCAAGAAGCGTCCGACATTGCGTTTCCTGCGTTTAAAATAATAATGGACCGGCTGGGACAGGAACGCGGCTGGCCGCCATTAACCCGCGAGCAGTTCGAGTTCTCTCGTTCCTTGCGTGGCGCCAATTTTGTCGGCAGCCCTCAGGAAGTGATCGAAAAAATCTTGTTCCAGTATGAAATTTTCGGCCATGACCGCTTTCTTCTGCAATTGACCGTCGGTACACTGCCGCACAAAAAAGTGCTGCGTGCCATCGAACTGCTGGGTACTAAAGTGGCACCGGCCGTCAAGCGGGAAATCGCCCGGGCAAACCGTAACCCATAACCGAACTTTTCAAAAGAAGCAAACAGCAACAAAATGCTTCCAGTTGGGCAACGGGGTTGCTGAATCAATTTAATTGGTGGACCATTTTCGTACTTTTTCCGAAAGGATTCAGAAAATAAACCTCATAATAAGCCGGGCTGATTGGAAACTGCAGGGGGCCGCTGTCGATGGTCCCCCCATAGATACATAAGCTCCACAATATGGTCCACTTCCGATTGGTGATTTACTTTTTTCAGAATGGATGTAATCGGTAAATGGATAACTTTTCTCTCAAACATCTTTAAGAGTAGTGAGAAATCGTATTCAAGATGAAACGTTCGCTTGACAACGAACCTTTTTTAAATGGGGATACTGATTTAGCTTCCGGTACAACGTTGTGCGGCCAATATTTAAGAGGCGAGCAGCCTTTGAAAGATTTCCTCCTGCGATTTCAATGGCTTTTGCAATCGTTTCTTGCTCGTGCTCCTCTATCGACAACGCCTTGTTTTCTTTTTCTGAAGGAGTCAAATGGGAGAAGTTGAAATCATCAGCTGTCAAAATGACCGATTGACGCACAAAACACATATGATATACCGCTTGACGAATCACTTGTCGAAGCTCACGAATGTTGCCAGGCCAGTGATAGTTGAAAATTTTCTTCTTAGCTTCCTGCGTCAGTTGAATGTTTTCCACTTGCAATTCTTTCTCCATTTGACGAATTATCTGTTGGGCTAACTCCAGTAAGTCCGTACGTTTACGAAGGGGGGGCAAGACAATCTCTATTTCACATAGCCGGTAATACAGATCGGCTCTAAAACGGTTCGCTTCAATTTCTTTCACTAGATCACGGTTTGTCGCTGCAATAATCCGAACATCAATTGGAATCGCTTCGTTGGAACCAACGGGTGTCACCCGCTTCTCTTCCAATACGCGCAACAAAGCGACTTGAGACGCCAACGGCATTTCGCCAATTTCATCAAGAAACAGCGTCCCCCCATTAGCAGCTCGAAACTTTCCTTTAAATCCTTCTTTTGAAGCACCAGTAAATGCTCCTTTTTCATAACCAAACAACTCAGACTCCAACAATTGTTCAGGAATTGCTCCACAGTTCACGACGACAAGGGAACCCTTCCTTTTACTCTGACGGTGAATCTCTTTTGCAATCACTTCTTTGCCGGTACCGGTTTCGCCGCTAATTAGAATGGTGGCATTCGTTTTGGCGACGTTCATGGCCAATTGGAAAACGCGCTGAACTTTTGGACAATATGCAACTATGTTAGGTGATGAAGGGAGACTGTTTTGATGATTTAAATATTGGGATGACTGTTTTTCGGATCGCCCTTTTGAGGTCATCACCATTCGGTACAACCTTTGCCGTTCATCCCTAATCGGTTCAACGAGCCATTCCCGCACCTTTTTGGAATCCCCTTTTAATTTAATGGACAGTGAGGTGGCTTCACCAATGGATAATACAGTCGCTGCCGTTTCAGCGTCTAACCAATACGTGAGCGGTCTTCCAATACATGACTCGGGTGTTTCGTTGAATAGGGTAGCTGCTTGTTGATTGATCCTTTTTATCACCCCATCTTCATTGATAGAAATGAGCGGCTGTGAATGACCTTTTGTTAAATGATTCATCTCCTTTAAAGATAAAATCAACTCACGGTGGACGCTGTTTAACAATAGGTTCGACTGACACGCTTGAGCGGCAGCCATGACCATCCCCATAGTATGTGGATGGTGAAAGCGAGCATCGCCGCTCACATCCAAAATCCCGATGAGTTCACCAGTGGCAGAATACAAAGGAGATGCATAACAAGCTAAAAATACATTCTCGCGGACATAATGTTCATCGCCGATGACACAAATTGATTTCTTTTCAATAAGCGACGTTCCAATGGCATTAGTTCCTTTTACTCTTTCATGCCAATTTGCCCCACAATCCAACCACACTTTTTTCGCCTTGTTCGTAAACGGAGAATCGCCCCACGTAGAAACGATGTAACCGTCTCGATCTGAGACAACAACCATAAAAGGGCTGTTTTTTAAGTGTAAAGCTAAGTTTTCTAAAATCCGTGACGCACTTTGGAATAATTCATTTAGTTGTTCTTTCCGTTCTTTCAGTTCACCAGACGACAATAGTTCTACTTCTGCGTGATCCTTATCGACACCAAAAGAAGCACTGCGTTTCCACGATTCCATTAATTCACGTTTCACCAACTCATTCCCCAAAAAACTCCCTCCTCGCATTGGTTCTATTATTTTTATTATAACAATAAATAGATAGAATCTTCTAAAAATTGTTTCATTAAATTGTTCCAATTTGAAACAACTGAAACACTATTGAAACAGGTTATTAATCAAAAAATCAGATAAATCAAACTATTATAAATTGGCACCAATTTTGCATTTATATTAAACAAACATAAAAACAAAAAATTTTTAGTGTAACGCTTATCTAAGTGCGTAACTTTTAATGGAGGTGATGAGAAAAAAGAGCAGTTTCCTATCTATATTGACAGCCACAAAAATCGTACAAGCCGTGAATTTATTCAATTGTACTCGGGGTGCCATGTTTTATACCCCTTTTGCATCTGTCACAATTCACTACTAAACAACAAATTAAAAATTTGAAGGAGGTTTTTTCATGAGTGTAACTATGAAAAAATATCAAGAGCCAAATACAGAAGGGAGTCTATTAAACTATCGGGAAAAATACGACAATTTCATCGGCGGCGAATGGGTTCCCCCGGTCCGCGGTCAGTACTTTGAAAATATCTCTCCCGTCAATGGTAAACCTTTTATGAAAGTAGCTCGCTCCACCGAAGAAGATATAAACCTAGCCCTTGATAAAGCCCATCAAGCAAAGGAAACGTGGGGAAATTTATCGGCACAAGAAAGAAGTAATATTCTTTTAAAAATCGCCGATCGCTTAGAAGAAAACTTAGAAAAGTTTGCTTTATCGGAAACGTGGGATAACGGAAAAGCAATTCGCGAAACACTAAATGCCGACCTGCCCCTTGCCATTGACCATTTCCGTTATTTTGCTGGAGTGATTCGCGGCGAAGAAGGCAGTGTCTCCGAAATCGATGCCAAAACCCTTGCTATGCATATTAAAGAGCCTATCGGCGTTGTCGGACAAATTATCCCTTGGAACTTTCCTCTACTTATGGCCGCTTGGAAATTAGCACCGGCTTTAGCTGCTGGCAATTGTGTCGTCTTAAAACCAGCAGAACAAACACCAGCGACAATCCTTTTATTTGCCGAATTAGTCGCAGACCTTTTGCCACCGGGTGTATTAAACATCGTTAACGGATTCGGTCCTGAGGCAGGACAACCTCTGGCCACTTCCCCAAAGGTTGGAAAAATCGCCTTTACCGGTG
This DNA window, taken from Bacillus alveayuensis, encodes the following:
- a CDS encoding 2-phosphosulfolactate phosphatase (product_source=KO:K05979; cath_funfam=3.90.1560.10; cog=COG2045; ko=KO:K05979; pfam=PF04029; superfamily=142823), with the translated sequence MRRIHVITQKELVDPKRLIDRNAVVIDVFLATSTITFLLKYGYEPILTASDAKHALHIKKHENLSGLMLGEHNGDIIPGFEFPDPSLLKNTLKAQSALICSTNGTKAIEVAKSAKRLYLSSLINGHVVAETLHTSTNKEDSIVLICSGNGGRFSLEDFVGAGQIVHHLLEKGNYSLSDSSRSAYEIFLQSKIKGFKNLLKSETSDLLRRKGFENSMDLVLRSFEKIHIVPEYINGEIRKG
- a CDS encoding TRAP-type C4-dicarboxylate transport system permease small subunit (product_source=COG3090; cog=COG3090; pfam=PF04290; superfamily=52058; transmembrane_helix_parts=Inside_1_15,TMhelix_16_38,Outside_39_52,TMhelix_53_75,Inside_76_94,TMhelix_95_114,Outside_115_133,TMhelix_134_156,Inside_157_175), with protein sequence MNRVNKLYRIFGWVKVLGLWISGISLMGMMIFIVVDVVFRNVSSNSINGAFEIVQNYFMPLSVFPALAYVYSSGVLPKMDLIIEKLNNQMKKVIIFSRVIIEIFILALMFQFTWDYAMYGLERKMSFPASGTMYIVYPLFFLIPISFALIIIENVFILIKNIMEKHPSFLFKEEK
- a CDS encoding TRAP-type C4-dicarboxylate transport system permease large subunit (product_source=COG1593; cog=COG1593; pfam=PF06808; superfamily=103473; transmembrane_helix_parts=Outside_1_21,TMhelix_22_44,Inside_45_64,TMhelix_65_87,Outside_88_106,TMhelix_107_129,Inside_130_141,TMhelix_142_164,Outside_165_177), which codes for MAALALGKVNISFLRDSLTETIKLTGMVMLIMIGAQIFGRFVSLSMLPRNLISILAPIMDMPALVLIVISVLLFVMFMFIEGAAVILMSIPVLLPIITELQVDLLWFGVFVGVICTIGLITPPVGLSVYAVAGVSKIKSDSIFRVGMVFATAALVIVCGIMILYPDIVTFLPDSMDQ
- a CDS encoding NADPH2:quinone reductase (product_source=KO:K00344; cath_funfam=3.40.50.720; cog=COG0604; ko=KO:K00344; pfam=PF00107,PF08240; superfamily=51735) translates to MKSWFVTRLGDPDVALEIRDTPVPKPKKEELLIKVEAFSLNFFDILQCQGNYQEKPDLPFTPGAEIAGVVEKSGEGTSFEKGQRVMSATSLPNGGYTEYVLVNEKDVFPIPDELPYDEASAMFITYHTSYYALKSRANLKGGETVLVHAGSGGVGSAAIQIAKAMGATVIATAGSDEKINVSKKLGADYVINYRKEDFVQIVKDITNNKGADVIFDPVGGEVFHRSRKCIAFDGRILLIGFAGGTIPDVPTNHILIKNYSIVGVHFGYFKKMFPEKVRRKRRRINTRKRTSGYNFLSKIGGWEFSSYHYRINYFCGHLYGHFYTNRSWCCRCICWFLGCISSWKSEYIFS
- a CDS encoding acyl-CoA dehydrogenase (product_source=KO:K00249; cath_funfam=1.10.540.10,1.20.140.10,2.40.110.10; cog=COG1960; ko=KO:K00249; pfam=PF00441,PF02770,PF02771; superfamily=47203,56645), with amino-acid sequence MLKELSDHAKKLREELLEFMHEYVYPSEKVVEEYLENAEDRWTIPPIIEELKKKAKSKGLWNLFYPDNYYGKGLTNYEYAFLCEIMGRSLIAPEIFNCNAPDTGNMEVLIKYGTEEQKRKWLDPLLNGEIRSIFSMTEPEVASSDATNIQTSIVRDGDEYVINGKKWWSTGALDPRAKIAIVMGKTDPTAEKHKQHSMILVPLDTPGVEVKRPLKVFGYDHAPQGHAEIHYNNVRVPVSNLLLGEGRGFEIAQGRLGPGRIHHCMRAIGAAERALELLIKRAENREAFGSKLVEKDTVRQMIAECRIEIDQARLLTLNAAHKIDEEGSKAARKEIAMIKVVAPRVSINVINRAIEVHGGGGVSQDFPLAEHLANARTLRIVDGPDQVHLRDIAKLEIREQL
- a CDS encoding acyl-CoA synthetase (AMP-forming)/AMP-acid ligase II (product_source=COG0318; cath_funfam=2.30.38.10,3.30.300.30; cog=COG0318; pfam=PF00501,PF13193; superfamily=56801; transmembrane_helix_parts=Inside_1_11,TMhelix_12_34,Outside_35_276) codes for the protein MERYQNKKYIEYILKYKINFLFNVPTIFIMMSTVEEFKNSHFDFVKKVVFGGSPIYQQTFQMLKESFPNAELHNAYGATETTSPATLMPIKYPKSKVNSVGKPVPVADIKVVKENGEECRVNEIGELFIKGPMVIKEYWNNPEANEKNFTDGYWHSGDIGFMDEDGFVYVRDRKKDMINRGGEKIFSIEVEDVLKSHELITEAAVIGVPDEIYGERVKAFVVGRKLSESSIQKIKDHCQKHLAKYKIPEFFEVVDQLPRNASGKILKNKLKEIGRK
- a CDS encoding AcrR family transcriptional regulator (product_source=COG1309; cath_funfam=1.10.10.60,1.10.357.10; cog=COG1309; pfam=PF00440,PF08359; superfamily=46689,48498); amino-acid sequence: MKLSNKKTLLKKEQILSAAIDIVKKRGFSGATMEEIAAELLMTKGSLYYYFKNKSDLMYQCHNFVLSQATEELEEILAKGGPVKEVLRKMIEKHIHYAIEEKETFNLIMEPKRYFNKEQLELVLKLRNYYEGLFDEIIQRGLKSGDFHAEDPAIARMIILGAMNWIQQWYRVDGRLSKEEIVRIYYDYIIKILE
- a CDS encoding putative LLM family oxidoreductase (product_source=TIGR03858; cath_funfam=3.20.20.30; cog=COG2141; pfam=PF00296; superfamily=51679; tigrfam=TIGR03858); the encoded protein is MEIGIYTFGERTVDPETGQLISPGERLQNLMEEIELADQVGLDVFGIGEHHRPDYTVSAPAVVLAAAGTRTKRIRLTSAVNVLSSDDPVRVFQQFATLDLLTQGRAEIMVGRGSFIESFPLFGYDLKDYDELFEEKLDLLLKLRESERITWEGKHRPSLDNLGVYPRPLQNPLPVWIAVGGTPESAVRAGILGLPMALGIIGGMPARFAPFAQIHREAARKAGHKTPRLSINSHGFLANSSQEASDIAFPAFKIIMDRLGQERGWPPLTREQFEFSRSLRGANFVGSPQEVIEKILFQYEIFGHDRFLLQLTVGTLPHKKVLRAIELLGTKVAPAVKREIARANRNP
- a CDS encoding transcriptional regulator of acetoin/glycerol metabolism (product_source=COG3284; cath_funfam=1.10.10.60,1.10.8.60,3.30.450.20,3.40.50.300; cog=COG3284; pfam=PF00158,PF01590,PF02954; smart=SM00091,SM00382; superfamily=46689,52540,55785) is translated as MGNELVKRELMESWKRSASFGVDKDHAEVELLSSGELKERKEQLNELFQSASRILENLALHLKNSPFMVVVSDRDGYIVSTWGDSPFTNKAKKVWLDCGANWHERVKGTNAIGTSLIEKKSICVIGDEHYVRENVFLACYASPLYSATGELIGILDVSGDARFHHPHTMGMVMAAAQACQSNLLLNSVHRELILSLKEMNHLTKGHSQPLISINEDGVIKRINQQAATLFNETPESCIGRPLTYWLDAETAATVLSIGEATSLSIKLKGDSKKVREWLVEPIRDERQRLYRMVMTSKGRSEKQSSQYLNHQNSLPSSPNIVAYCPKVQRVFQLAMNVAKTNATILISGETGTGKEVIAKEIHRQSKRKGSLVVVNCGAIPEQLLESELFGYEKGAFTGASKEGFKGKFRAANGGTLFLDEIGEMPLASQVALLRVLEEKRVTPVGSNEAIPIDVRIIAATNRDLVKEIEANRFRADLYYRLCEIEIVLPPLRKRTDLLELAQQIIRQMEKELQVENIQLTQEAKKKIFNYHWPGNIRELRQVIRQAVYHMCFVRQSVILTADDFNFSHLTPSEKENKALSIEEHEQETIAKAIEIAGGNLSKAARLLNIGRTTLYRKLNQYPHLKKVRCQANVSS